A region of Fimbriimonadaceae bacterium DNA encodes the following proteins:
- the fliG gene encoding Flagellar motor switch protein FliG, translated as MKRAQMLDLTPKKKAALVLMLLGPDIAAHVVQNFDAEQIEHLSLEVARLENVPPDVREVVINEFHELATAQDYIAEGGVHNAKKVLEAAFGADRADEILNRVLAAMEVVPFEFLRKADPTQLLTFIQDEHPQTVALILAYMPLSQSALILQKLPPDIRTEVAERIAMMDQTPPEVIRRVEQVLEKKVSSLISSDMSKAGGPKALVDLLNRVDRTTERMILENLTENNPELADTVKNMMFVFEDIVGLDDRAIQQILKEVDMKDLGMALKGVGKEVQDKIYKNMSERAVSMLKEDMEFMGPVKLRSVEESQQKIVAAIRRLEESGEITIGRGEDDVLI; from the coding sequence ATGAAGCGAGCCCAGATGCTCGACTTGACGCCGAAGAAGAAGGCGGCGCTTGTTCTGATGCTGCTTGGCCCAGATATAGCGGCTCATGTGGTTCAGAACTTCGACGCCGAGCAGATCGAACACTTGTCCTTGGAAGTGGCGCGGCTTGAGAACGTACCACCAGATGTCCGCGAAGTCGTCATTAACGAGTTCCACGAACTTGCGACGGCCCAGGACTATATCGCCGAGGGCGGTGTCCACAACGCCAAGAAGGTGTTGGAGGCGGCATTTGGTGCAGACCGTGCCGACGAGATTCTAAACCGGGTGCTGGCCGCGATGGAAGTGGTTCCGTTCGAGTTCCTGCGTAAGGCCGATCCCACCCAACTGCTGACCTTTATCCAGGACGAACATCCTCAAACGGTCGCTTTAATCCTGGCCTACATGCCGCTGTCGCAGTCTGCGCTCATCTTGCAGAAGCTGCCGCCGGATATCCGGACCGAGGTCGCCGAGCGGATTGCGATGATGGACCAGACGCCGCCAGAGGTCATCCGGCGCGTGGAACAGGTACTCGAAAAAAAGGTGTCGAGCCTCATCTCGTCGGATATGAGCAAGGCAGGTGGTCCCAAGGCTCTCGTCGACCTGCTCAACCGGGTCGACAGAACGACCGAGCGGATGATCCTCGAAAACCTCACCGAGAACAACCCGGAACTGGCCGACACGGTCAAGAACATGATGTTCGTCTTCGAGGACATCGTGGGACTCGATGACCGGGCGATTCAGCAGATCCTTAAGGAGGTCGACATGAAGGACCTCGGCATGGCTCTGAAGGGCGTCGGCAAAGAGGTCCAAGACAAGATCTACAAGAACATGTCTGAGCGGGCAGTCTCCATGCTCAAAGAGGACATGGAATTCATGGGCCCAGTGAAGCTGCGGTCGGTCGAAGAGTCGCAGCAAAAGATCGTCGCGGCGATCAGACGCCTTGAGGAATCGGGCGAAATCACGATTGGACGTGGGGAGGACGATGTCCTCATCTAA
- the yscN gene encoding putative ATP synthase YscN, protein MKRKAILTNHKVACPTPTFGLIGHALANVTLLESYGRITNVVGLVAEATGPAARLGEACTIHPEGPGPAITAEVVGFRGETILLMPLGSMTGIRAGSLVRASGSCLRVPVGRSMLGRVFDAIGRPIDGEEAPRTQLAYPVLASPPNAMQRTKIDTAFATGVRAIDGLLTLGEGQRVGIFAGSGVGKSTLLGMVARRCSADINVIALVGERGRELKEFIEHDLGPEGLARSVIICATSDEPALMRIKAALSATAIAEYFRDQGASVMLMMDSITRFAMAQREIGLAIGEPPSTKGYTPSVFAVLPQLLERAGRSATGSITAIYTVLVEGDDTNEPIADAARAILDGHIVLSRKMTGAGHYPPIDPMESLSRIMPMVTTKDHESDARQIREWIGAYRDVEDLLTIGAYKPGGRPVADTAIAKWPQMMKWLRQDKSEGTPFSETIDQLREIVHGEV, encoded by the coding sequence ATGAAACGGAAAGCAATCCTAACCAACCACAAAGTGGCTTGTCCGACTCCGACCTTTGGTTTGATCGGTCATGCGCTTGCGAACGTGACGCTACTCGAATCTTACGGCCGGATCACGAACGTCGTCGGACTCGTTGCCGAGGCGACCGGACCCGCCGCAAGGCTTGGCGAGGCCTGCACCATCCACCCAGAGGGCCCAGGGCCCGCGATAACGGCCGAAGTTGTAGGATTTCGTGGCGAAACGATCCTTCTGATGCCGCTCGGCTCGATGACGGGGATACGGGCTGGAAGCCTGGTGCGAGCTTCGGGGAGCTGTCTTAGGGTGCCGGTTGGTAGGTCGATGCTGGGGCGCGTCTTCGATGCTATTGGCAGACCGATCGACGGCGAAGAAGCGCCGCGAACTCAACTCGCATACCCGGTTCTTGCGAGCCCTCCGAATGCAATGCAGCGGACTAAGATCGACACCGCGTTTGCAACGGGAGTACGCGCGATCGATGGGTTGCTGACCCTGGGCGAGGGACAGCGAGTCGGCATTTTCGCCGGATCGGGAGTGGGGAAGAGCACACTCCTCGGCATGGTCGCAAGACGTTGTAGTGCGGACATTAACGTGATCGCCCTGGTCGGCGAACGGGGAAGAGAGCTCAAGGAGTTCATCGAGCATGATCTCGGCCCGGAAGGATTGGCCCGCAGCGTCATCATTTGCGCGACGTCCGACGAGCCTGCGCTGATGAGGATCAAAGCGGCCCTCAGTGCAACCGCGATTGCGGAGTATTTTCGCGACCAAGGCGCGAGCGTGATGCTGATGATGGACTCGATCACCCGCTTTGCCATGGCGCAGCGGGAAATCGGCCTTGCTATCGGCGAGCCTCCGAGTACGAAGGGCTACACGCCGAGCGTGTTCGCGGTCCTGCCGCAGTTGCTCGAGCGGGCGGGTCGTTCCGCTACGGGCTCGATTACGGCCATTTATACGGTCCTCGTCGAAGGCGACGACACGAACGAACCGATCGCAGATGCCGCTCGGGCGATCCTTGACGGTCACATTGTCCTGAGCCGGAAGATGACGGGTGCAGGCCACTATCCGCCGATCGATCCCATGGAGAGTCTTAGCCGAATCATGCCGATGGTTACGACCAAGGACCACGAGAGTGATGCGCGCCAGATACGGGAGTGGATCGGCGCCTATCGGGATGTGGAAGATCTGCTCACGATAGGAGCCTACAAACCGGGGGGACGCCCAGTTGCCGATACTGCGATTGCCAAATGGCCCCAGATGATGAAGTGGCTACGGCAGGACAAGTCCGAGGGCACACCGTTTTCCGAGACGATCGATCAACTGAGGGAGATAGTGCATGGGGAAGTTTAG
- the mltF_2 gene encoding Membrane-bound lytic murein transglycosylase F yields the protein MIRPLGPDGVRSRMAEIQARMEALRPQRQEDQFSPSPLSGNIGKGSFTPMDPFGSGLDVQPGPAPRDLRPIIEQAASEAGIEADLLEAMTAIESGFNARAVSPKGALGLTQLMPQTAKTLGITDPLDPIANLRGGARYMAQMLRRYGDVRTALAAYNAGPGNVDRYNGVPPFPETRNHIERVMGYLEALKGR from the coding sequence ATGATTCGTCCGCTCGGCCCAGATGGGGTGCGTAGCCGAATGGCCGAAATCCAGGCTCGCATGGAAGCCCTCCGTCCGCAGCGGCAGGAAGACCAGTTCTCGCCATCGCCACTCAGCGGAAACATCGGCAAAGGGAGCTTCACCCCGATGGATCCGTTTGGAAGTGGTCTGGATGTCCAGCCGGGACCAGCGCCACGAGACCTCAGGCCGATCATCGAGCAAGCGGCTTCAGAGGCTGGTATCGAGGCTGATTTGCTGGAAGCAATGACGGCGATTGAAAGCGGCTTCAATGCCAGGGCGGTATCCCCAAAGGGGGCGCTGGGACTGACCCAGTTGATGCCCCAAACTGCCAAGACGCTCGGAATCACCGATCCGCTCGATCCGATTGCCAACCTCCGTGGCGGCGCCAGGTACATGGCGCAGATGCTGCGACGATACGGCGACGTGCGAACCGCGCTGGCCGCCTACAACGCCGGCCCCGGCAACGTCGATCGATACAACGGCGTTCCACCGTTCCCCGAGACCCGGAATCACATTGAGCGGGTGATGGGCTACCTCGAGGCACTAAAGGGTCGCTAG
- the dap4 gene encoding Dipeptidyl aminopeptidase 4: MFLCFALSAGIALGQGLPPAEIPLERFYKYPLISGRSPSGAKMSPDGRKIVFGWNRTGERRLDVWILDFPNGQPKQIVEANKIERLPRQDDERTEQEKKEETLYDGGIGGFTWSPDSKDILFQYRGRSWLVSPDGSNLRPISQSNEGFGQASFSPDGQFIGFLRGQNLYRMDRRTGMVTQLTFVSKTNTSVNGYSWSPDGKHVAVTWSNTSKLGNHVMMDFSKDKATVVNIRRNWHGEKSTDVQVGVVPIAGGLIKFIDKLPRYTWLNDFSFSPDGSMLLVTSFTEDFMKYEIRVIPISSMKTAVVYDEKAPKNYIPDFRPAVWSRDSRNIYFATDIIGGQFSNRSVMKIRASGGTPEKVYAEGHDVAAMDRPKDSDRLILVTMSKGELRGEITVLNPDGKRSTYDPLPTGWATDVGFDEAAVPLFSDDGTRIASLCSDRKTPRELYAIEPVTKRLTVSPGPEFEKVKWADFQEVSFPGPDGKTISGVLITKPGIDKSKKHPAFISNMYANSAKQNWAGFFENYAAMELGFVVLQIDFRASWGQGGEFNSGYYKSMGVIDADEAVAGKAFLDSLGYVQPDRVGLWGWSYGGFLTCMVQLTKPGVFHAGVAVASVTDWKSYNEWYTRRRLGLETEDAETYKKTSPIHHAAGLKNHLLLIHGILDDNVLFQDTGRLMQRLIENNKHFDLMLYPRDDHGIGKDESRPHVMVEIMEYLYRRLYEPSATTTGG, translated from the coding sequence ATGTTTCTATGCTTTGCCCTATCCGCCGGGATCGCGCTGGGTCAGGGACTTCCCCCTGCTGAGATTCCGCTCGAACGGTTCTACAAGTACCCGCTGATTTCCGGTCGATCGCCCTCCGGTGCGAAGATGTCGCCAGACGGCCGCAAGATCGTTTTTGGCTGGAATCGTACCGGAGAACGACGTTTGGACGTTTGGATTCTTGACTTCCCCAATGGGCAGCCAAAACAGATCGTCGAAGCCAATAAGATCGAGCGGCTTCCCAGACAGGATGACGAGCGAACCGAGCAGGAAAAGAAGGAAGAAACGCTTTACGACGGCGGTATCGGAGGCTTCACATGGTCGCCGGATTCCAAAGACATTCTCTTCCAGTACCGAGGCCGATCCTGGCTGGTGAGCCCGGATGGTAGCAACCTGCGTCCGATCAGCCAATCGAACGAAGGCTTTGGTCAAGCGAGCTTTTCGCCGGATGGCCAGTTCATCGGCTTTCTACGCGGTCAAAACCTCTACCGCATGGACCGGCGCACGGGCATGGTCACCCAACTGACGTTCGTCTCGAAGACAAACACGTCCGTGAACGGCTACTCATGGTCTCCGGACGGCAAACATGTCGCGGTCACCTGGTCCAACACTTCAAAGCTCGGCAACCACGTGATGATGGACTTCTCAAAGGACAAAGCGACGGTGGTGAACATTCGACGCAACTGGCACGGGGAAAAGTCCACGGATGTGCAGGTTGGCGTCGTGCCGATCGCGGGTGGCCTCATCAAGTTCATCGACAAGCTGCCGCGCTATACCTGGCTCAACGACTTCTCGTTCTCTCCCGACGGCAGTATGTTATTGGTTACTTCGTTTACCGAAGACTTCATGAAGTACGAAATCAGGGTCATTCCGATTTCGTCGATGAAGACCGCTGTCGTCTACGACGAGAAAGCGCCGAAGAACTACATCCCCGACTTTAGGCCGGCAGTGTGGAGCAGAGATAGCCGCAACATTTACTTCGCCACGGACATCATTGGCGGTCAGTTCAGCAACCGGTCGGTGATGAAGATCCGGGCCAGTGGCGGGACTCCGGAAAAGGTTTATGCGGAGGGTCATGATGTGGCAGCCATGGACCGTCCAAAGGATAGCGATCGCCTGATACTGGTGACGATGTCTAAGGGAGAGCTGCGGGGCGAGATTACGGTGTTGAATCCGGACGGTAAGCGATCGACGTACGATCCACTGCCAACCGGCTGGGCCACCGATGTTGGCTTCGACGAAGCAGCCGTACCGCTGTTTAGCGACGACGGCACGCGAATCGCTTCGCTATGCTCCGACCGCAAGACTCCGCGGGAACTGTATGCGATCGAACCGGTAACCAAGCGGCTGACCGTCAGCCCCGGTCCCGAGTTCGAAAAGGTGAAGTGGGCTGATTTCCAGGAAGTCTCGTTCCCAGGTCCTGACGGAAAGACCATCTCCGGAGTACTCATCACAAAGCCAGGAATCGACAAATCCAAGAAGCATCCTGCCTTCATCAGCAACATGTACGCGAACAGCGCGAAACAAAACTGGGCCGGGTTTTTCGAGAACTACGCAGCGATGGAGCTCGGTTTCGTCGTCCTGCAGATTGACTTTCGCGCGAGCTGGGGCCAAGGCGGCGAGTTCAACAGCGGCTATTACAAATCGATGGGGGTCATCGACGCCGACGAAGCCGTGGCTGGCAAGGCGTTCCTGGATTCCCTCGGTTACGTCCAACCCGACCGCGTCGGCCTATGGGGATGGAGTTACGGAGGATTCCTCACGTGCATGGTTCAACTCACGAAGCCAGGCGTGTTTCATGCCGGCGTTGCAGTAGCCAGCGTTACCGACTGGAAGAGCTACAACGAGTGGTACACCAGGCGCCGCCTCGGGCTTGAGACCGAGGATGCGGAGACCTACAAGAAGACGAGTCCGATCCACCATGCCGCGGGCCTCAAGAACCACCTGCTGCTCATTCATGGAATCCTGGACGACAACGTCCTGTTCCAAGACACGGGGCGGCTGATGCAGCGCTTGATTGAGAACAACAAGCATTTCGACCTGATGCTATATCCAAGGGACGACCACGGTATCGGCAAGGACGAAAGTCGCCCGCACGTCATGGTCGAGATCATGGAGTACCTGTATCGTCGCCTCTACGAGCCTTCGGCTACGACCACAGGGGGCTGA
- the leuB gene encoding 3-isopropylmalate dehydrogenase codes for MSHLIAVLAGDGIGPEVTDAAVQVLKAVRTDLEFEEALIGGCAYDETGHPLPDETLAICKKSDAVLLGAVGGPKWDKVEPAHLRPEVGALLPLRSSLNLYANVRPAKTLKALLQASPLKGASAAVDLVVMRELTGGIYFGQPRERRENGTVAIDTCVYSRSEVERIAIQAFDIARRRRRKVVSVDKANVLETSRLWRETVTDLAAENQDVKVTHMLVDNCAMQLIRDPGQFDVILTENMFGDILSDEASMLTGSLGLLPSASLSDAKNGHTFGLYEPIHGSAPDIAGQGRANPIAAILSAAMLLRYSLGDEANATRIETAVEEALGNGVRTADIFEPGNRLATTGEMTAAIIDSL; via the coding sequence ATGTCCCACTTGATCGCTGTCCTGGCTGGCGACGGAATCGGTCCCGAGGTGACCGATGCTGCCGTCCAGGTACTAAAGGCCGTTCGCACCGACTTGGAGTTCGAAGAGGCGCTCATTGGTGGCTGCGCATACGACGAAACCGGACACCCCCTGCCTGACGAGACGCTGGCCATCTGCAAGAAGTCGGATGCGGTCCTGCTAGGCGCTGTTGGCGGTCCGAAGTGGGACAAGGTAGAGCCAGCCCATTTGAGGCCCGAGGTCGGCGCCCTGCTACCACTTCGGTCGAGCCTCAATCTCTATGCCAATGTTCGGCCGGCTAAAACATTGAAAGCGCTGCTCCAAGCCAGCCCGTTGAAAGGGGCGAGCGCGGCCGTCGATCTCGTCGTCATGCGGGAGCTCACGGGCGGCATCTACTTCGGTCAGCCAAGAGAAAGGCGGGAGAATGGCACGGTCGCGATCGATACGTGCGTCTACAGCCGTTCTGAAGTCGAGCGAATCGCCATCCAAGCCTTCGACATTGCCCGTCGTCGGCGTCGTAAAGTCGTCAGCGTCGATAAGGCCAACGTGCTCGAAACCAGCCGGCTCTGGCGCGAAACGGTCACGGACTTGGCCGCGGAAAACCAAGATGTTAAGGTAACTCACATGCTGGTCGACAACTGCGCGATGCAGTTGATCCGGGATCCGGGACAGTTCGACGTCATCCTCACCGAGAACATGTTTGGCGACATCCTCAGCGATGAGGCGTCGATGCTCACCGGTAGCCTCGGACTTCTGCCAAGCGCCTCGCTAAGCGACGCAAAGAACGGCCATACTTTCGGGCTGTACGAACCGATCCACGGATCGGCACCGGATATCGCCGGACAGGGAAGGGCCAATCCCATTGCTGCGATCCTTAGCGCGGCCATGCTCTTGCGTTACAGCCTTGGCGACGAAGCGAATGCCACTCGAATTGAAACCGCGGTAGAAGAAGCGTTGGGAAACGGGGTGCGTACCGCCGATATATTCGAACCTGGAAACCGACTTGCTACGACCGGCGAGATGACGGCCGCGATAATCGACTCGCTGTAG
- the dapA_3 gene encoding 4-hydroxy-tetrahydrodipicolinate synthase — MGSFRGPKDWGRLITAMMTPFHPDGSINESEVKRVATFLVDEQANSGLLISGTTGESPTLTADEKLRLLELTLEAVGDRAAVIFGAGTYDTRESAHLAVQGERRGAHGIMLVNPYYSRPGQAGLEAHFRAIASEVSLPVMLYNIQGRSAINLETPTLLRLAEVPNIVAVKEASGNLSQISEVIATAPSGFRIYSGDDGITLPVLSMGGFGIVSVAAHICGAQMMDMIQAYLAGDIHNAAHIHQRLQPVFRALFLSPSPVPIKYALSRWGFDTEAVRLPLVRLTDGEKSPVDLAMDGAELGAPGKARSAL, encoded by the coding sequence ATGGGCAGCTTTAGAGGGCCGAAGGACTGGGGTCGTCTCATCACCGCGATGATGACGCCCTTTCATCCCGATGGATCGATCAACGAGTCTGAAGTCAAGCGCGTCGCCACCTTTCTTGTCGATGAGCAAGCCAACAGCGGGCTCCTGATCAGTGGAACTACCGGCGAGTCGCCGACCCTAACCGCCGACGAGAAACTGCGGCTACTCGAACTCACCCTCGAAGCAGTGGGCGACCGTGCGGCCGTCATCTTCGGAGCTGGGACCTACGATACGCGGGAATCCGCGCATTTGGCGGTCCAAGGCGAGAGGCGTGGCGCCCACGGCATCATGCTTGTGAACCCTTATTACAGCCGGCCCGGCCAGGCGGGACTTGAAGCCCACTTTCGTGCGATCGCTTCGGAGGTTTCGTTGCCTGTGATGCTTTACAACATCCAGGGCAGGTCCGCCATAAACTTGGAAACGCCGACCTTGTTGAGATTGGCGGAAGTCCCTAATATTGTTGCGGTGAAGGAAGCCAGTGGCAACCTCAGCCAGATCAGCGAAGTTATCGCCACCGCGCCCTCGGGCTTCCGGATCTATAGCGGTGATGACGGCATTACCTTGCCGGTGTTAAGCATGGGAGGATTTGGCATTGTGAGCGTCGCCGCCCATATCTGTGGCGCCCAGATGATGGACATGATTCAAGCCTATCTTGCCGGCGATATCCACAATGCTGCCCACATCCACCAAAGACTCCAGCCCGTTTTCAGGGCGCTCTTCCTTTCTCCGAGCCCGGTGCCGATCAAATACGCGCTCTCGAGATGGGGCTTTGATACGGAGGCGGTGCGGTTACCGCTGGTGCGGCTTACGGATGGCGAAAAGTCGCCGGTCGATCTAGCGATGGATGGTGCGGAATTGGGAGCCCCCGGGAAGGCTCGGTCCGCTCTCTAG
- the pyrE gene encoding Orotate phosphoribosyltransferase gives MHLPAIYVESEDGVKKLRRGASIAEGSKILVVDDVHTTGRSVLETIEVVKAGGGIPAGVAVLIDRSERIVDYPCPFFAAYRVEAESFAPEEVPEWLQGIPITKPGTRPI, from the coding sequence ATGCACCTACCCGCAATTTATGTCGAATCTGAGGACGGCGTGAAGAAGCTGCGGCGAGGCGCCTCGATTGCGGAAGGCTCCAAAATTCTGGTCGTCGACGATGTCCACACAACCGGACGATCCGTGTTGGAGACGATCGAGGTTGTTAAAGCCGGCGGCGGTATTCCCGCTGGGGTCGCCGTCCTGATCGACCGGTCGGAGCGGATCGTGGATTACCCGTGCCCGTTTTTTGCCGCATACCGCGTTGAGGCGGAGAGCTTTGCGCCGGAAGAGGTGCCGGAATGGCTCCAGGGAATCCCGATAACCAAGCCCGGCACGCGACCCATTTAG
- the panD gene encoding Aspartate 1-decarboxylase — MRLRQLLKAKLHHARVTYANPDYVGSIEMDGDLMDEVGLFDGELVHVWAVDHTARIQTYVFRGPSGVIGLNGGAAHFFKPGDRVVIAAFDLTDERIEPKVVLLDSENRVVRHMNAYATIA, encoded by the coding sequence ATGCGACTTCGACAGTTGCTTAAGGCAAAGCTCCATCACGCCAGGGTTACGTATGCCAATCCTGACTACGTTGGCAGTATCGAGATGGATGGAGACTTGATGGATGAAGTCGGCCTGTTTGACGGCGAACTCGTCCACGTTTGGGCGGTTGACCACACCGCCCGGATCCAAACCTATGTCTTTCGAGGCCCATCGGGCGTCATTGGCCTAAATGGCGGAGCAGCCCACTTCTTCAAACCGGGCGATCGCGTCGTCATCGCCGCCTTCGATTTGACCGACGAGCGGATCGAGCCAAAGGTCGTGCTGTTGGATAGCGAGAACCGCGTCGTCCGGCATATGAACGCCTATGCTACGATCGCATAG
- the btuD_7 gene encoding Vitamin B12 import ATP-binding protein BtuD, translating to MASLDTSERALVEIPDSIGPDNAELIRLESDLTFEGNYGIRHLIVTGEDVRVEDADGSTSFRMPIEEIDSARNEPLVGGGRLEVTTKHGAVVPVLSYSMTLAAKFSEAARGIEQLAKGEPLSINLKLELLRCPKCGRLLPEKDGVCPACVNRGRTLLRISRYMLPYKRQAAYLALLSMATTALNLLPPFIQGRIIDEILTVHRQIPLLWQLVGAWVGVLVVASGVNITRDRLVAHLGGHIAADLRSSVYRAIEFLQLTYFDKKQVGAIASRVTSDTDRVWGFLVEGVPYFMLNGLMLFGVAGFLFWTNATLAAAILAPIPIIVGIGIKFWRPMAQMFYKVGQKWARFHTHLNESLNGIRVVKAFATEDLEFDKFRRRNHELRDVGVRADARWFTIFGGMMFFTSLGSVICWAVGGYMVYRHELTLGEFYRIFALLGLVYGPLQWFAAINNWFSRAMAGTDRIFEIIDMEKEAYVGTGDTNHIDGRVTFRNVRFGYDKSNPVIKGMNLDVMPGEMIGLVGKSGAGKSTTINLICRFYEPDSGTIQFDGRDYREFDLQALRNQIGVVLQEPFLFNGTIAENISYGKPGASLDEVIEAARAANAHDFILAKPEGYDTMVGERGAKLSGGERQRVSIARAILHNPRILILDEATSSVDVETERKIQEAIQRLVAGRTTFAIAHRLSTLRNASRLVVLDQGEIVEIGTHAELMEKKGVFYNLVETQTKVSEIIALGTGL from the coding sequence GTGGCATCACTCGATACATCTGAACGTGCTCTGGTCGAGATACCAGACTCTATTGGGCCCGACAACGCGGAACTGATTCGACTTGAATCGGATCTGACGTTCGAGGGCAACTACGGAATCCGGCATTTAATCGTCACCGGCGAAGACGTCCGCGTGGAGGATGCCGACGGATCAACCTCGTTCCGCATGCCGATCGAGGAAATCGATTCGGCGCGCAACGAGCCCCTCGTGGGCGGCGGACGACTGGAAGTCACCACCAAGCACGGTGCGGTTGTACCGGTGTTGTCGTATTCGATGACTCTTGCCGCCAAGTTCTCTGAAGCCGCGCGCGGTATCGAGCAGCTCGCAAAAGGCGAGCCGCTCAGCATCAACCTTAAGCTGGAGTTGCTTCGCTGTCCGAAGTGCGGGCGGCTCCTGCCCGAGAAGGATGGTGTTTGCCCGGCATGCGTAAACCGCGGCAGAACCCTTCTCCGCATCAGCCGCTATATGCTGCCTTACAAGCGGCAGGCTGCATACCTCGCCCTACTGTCGATGGCGACGACCGCCCTCAACCTCCTGCCGCCGTTCATTCAGGGCCGGATCATCGATGAGATCCTTACCGTCCATCGCCAAATTCCCTTGCTGTGGCAGCTTGTGGGCGCTTGGGTGGGTGTCCTCGTCGTGGCGTCCGGAGTCAACATCACAAGGGATCGCCTGGTGGCACACCTGGGCGGGCATATCGCCGCAGACCTCCGATCGAGCGTTTACCGCGCGATTGAATTCCTGCAATTGACTTATTTCGATAAGAAGCAGGTCGGCGCCATTGCTTCACGGGTAACCAGCGATACCGACCGCGTTTGGGGATTCCTCGTCGAAGGGGTGCCGTATTTCATGCTGAACGGGCTGATGCTGTTTGGCGTGGCCGGATTCCTTTTCTGGACCAATGCGACGCTGGCGGCCGCAATTCTCGCCCCGATACCGATCATCGTTGGCATCGGCATCAAGTTCTGGCGCCCGATGGCCCAGATGTTCTACAAGGTGGGCCAGAAGTGGGCGCGGTTCCACACCCATCTCAACGAGAGCCTCAACGGCATTCGGGTCGTGAAGGCTTTTGCCACCGAAGACCTCGAGTTCGACAAGTTCCGGCGCCGAAACCATGAGCTTCGTGACGTTGGCGTTCGTGCCGATGCCCGCTGGTTCACGATTTTTGGCGGCATGATGTTCTTCACGTCGCTCGGATCGGTGATCTGCTGGGCAGTCGGGGGATACATGGTGTATCGCCACGAACTCACGCTTGGCGAGTTCTATCGCATCTTCGCCCTTCTCGGCCTGGTGTACGGGCCGCTCCAGTGGTTTGCAGCGATCAACAACTGGTTTAGTCGGGCGATGGCCGGCACAGACCGGATCTTCGAGATCATCGACATGGAGAAGGAAGCCTATGTGGGGACGGGCGACACCAATCACATCGATGGCCGCGTCACCTTCCGGAATGTCCGCTTCGGTTACGACAAGTCCAATCCCGTTATTAAGGGGATGAACCTTGACGTGATGCCTGGAGAGATGATTGGATTGGTCGGTAAGTCGGGAGCAGGGAAGTCGACGACAATCAACCTGATCTGCCGATTCTACGAACCCGACTCTGGCACCATTCAGTTCGATGGCCGGGATTACCGGGAATTCGACCTTCAAGCACTTCGAAACCAGATTGGCGTCGTGCTGCAGGAACCGTTCCTGTTCAACGGAACGATCGCAGAGAATATCTCCTACGGCAAGCCGGGCGCGTCCCTCGACGAGGTGATCGAAGCAGCCCGAGCCGCCAATGCCCACGACTTCATCCTTGCGAAACCGGAAGGTTACGACACTATGGTGGGAGAGCGTGGCGCCAAACTCTCGGGCGGTGAACGCCAGAGGGTATCTATCGCTCGGGCAATCCTCCATAACCCCCGAATCCTGATTCTGGACGAAGCGACCTCCAGTGTTGACGTCGAAACCGAGCGCAAGATTCAGGAGGCTATTCAGCGCTTGGTCGCAGGAAGGACAACGTTTGCCATTGCCCATCGTTTGTCAACTCTCCGCAACGCTTCGCGCTTAGTCGTCCTAGATCAAGGCGAAATTGTGGAAATTGGGACGCACGCGGAATTGATGGAGAAGAAAGGGGTCTTTTATAACCTGGTGGAGACCCAAACCAAGGTGAGCGAAATTATTGCACTTGGAACCGGCCTCTAG